In Plasmodium falciparum 3D7 genome assembly, chromosome: 13, the following are encoded in one genomic region:
- a CDS encoding FHA domain-containing protein, putative, whose product MNTEEKINTSNDAEDDNNECVKLKKKIENEKYDINNLKDDDVYLSADSSNSYRYDNHVNKKSIKENINEISTNRSQSKKEKDSNEDMYNDKKRNNYKSSSESKEKGDKYCKKDKYDKHDKYDKNGKYDKHDKYDKYNKYDKHDKYDKHNKYDKHDKYDKHDKYDKHDKYDKHDKYDKYNKYDKHDKYDKHNKYDKHNKYDKHDKYDKHDKYDKHDKYNKHDKHDRHDKYDKQMDKIYILKKSSEHTRTSKDNSYYDSKRKYRNITSEDEEMKHHKTVDHNARKKSKSSKILVDKYSSDVENDKKGVEEKYKDKNKNSYQTLKKNDNNINEKEYDKNRSSISHYHNKDKYNKYDKYGKQNHNIRYNEQDIKRKSTKHYEKENFNNTHKGKNKNEKDEEQSEEEKEKKNVQKKETQNFNPSGLLAQEKIYKNGIEMKYTESIDAEKPDKKWRLYMFKDSNNNEPQKILHIHDKSYYLIGKEQLAVDIQLNNISISKQHAVIQFKKHESKILPFLLDLNSTNGTYINNEKIQPNKYYELRETDIIRFGSSNREFVLLHDTCQAD is encoded by the exons atgaacaccgaagaaaaaattaatacatcAAATGATGCtgaagatgataataatgaatgtgttaaattaaaaaagaaaatagaaaatgaaaaatatgatataaataatttgaaaGATGATGATGTTTACTTATCAGCTGACAGCTCAAATTCTTATAGATATGATAATCACGtcaataaaaaaagtattaaagaaaatataaatgaaataagcACAAATAGGTCTCaatcaaaaaaagaaaaagatagtAATGAAGATATGTATAATGATAAGAAgcgtaataattataaaagcTCGTCTGAGAGTAAAGAAAAAGGTGACAAATATTgcaaaaaagataaatatgataagcatgataaatatgataagaatggtaaatatgataagcatgataaatatgataaatataataaatatgataagcatgataaatatgataagcataataaatatgataagcatgataaatatgataagcatgataaatatgataagcatgataaatatgataagcatgataaatatgataaatataataaatatgataagcatgataaatatgataagcataataaatatgataagcataataaatatgataagcatgataaatatgataagcacgataaatatgataagcacgataaatataataagcaTGATAAACATGATAGGcatgataaatatgataaacaaatggataaaatttatattcttaaGAAATCAAGTGAACATACAAGAACTAGTAAAGATAATTCATATTACGATAGTAAGAGAAAATATAGAAACATAACAAGTGAAGATGAAGAAATGAAACATCATAAAACTGTGGATCACAATGCTAGGAAAAAAAGTAAATCATCCAAAATATTAGTAGATAAATATTCTTCAGATgtagaaaatgataaaaaaggtgtagaagaaaaatataaagataagaataaaaattccTATCAGacacttaaaaaaaatgataataatataaatgaaaaggaatatgataaaaatagatCTTCTATTTCTCATTATCAcaataaagataaatataacaaatatgataaatatgggAAACAAAATCATAATATTAGGTATAATGAACaagatattaaaagaaaatcaaCAAAACATTATGAGAAGGAAAACTTTAATAATACACACAaaggaaaaaacaaaaatgaaaaagatgaagaacaatctgaagaagaaaaagaaaaaaaaaatgttcaaaaaaaagaaacacaAAATTTTAATCCTTCTGGTTTATTAGCTCAAGAAaagatttataaaaatggaatTGAAATGAAATATACTGAAAGTATAGATGCTGAAAAGCCGGATAAGAAATGGAGACTTTATATGTTCAAGGATTCTAATAACAACGAGCCTCAAA AAATATTACACATACATGACAAGTCTTATTACTTAATCGGAAAAGAACAGCTAGCTGTAGATATTCAActaaataatattagtatATCTAAGCAACATGCTGTCATTCAATTTAAAAAACACGAAAGTAAAATTTTACCATTTCTTCTTGATCTTAATAGTACCAATGGTACttacataaataatgaaaaaattcaaccaaataaatattacGAACTGag AGAAACTGATATAATCAGGTTTGGAAGTTCCAACCGCGAGTTTGTTTTACTACACGATACTTGCCAAGCTGattaa
- a CDS encoding tripartite motif protein, putative, whose translation MSNMSTSSNDEKYIKFKKENIMGALKRNNNYIKKNDLASSVNDSIENENKKTYRCYHCNRKVEDVLILSCKHLICLICSSIQLEENYKNFLEKFMNKKCIENNKNKKSHHIDECFDNYKDMIKNKSTYNNINDIKNVMFNNDIILDDMYKKDKVGFITCKLCNIKNKLSLESIEILTKVGLFSHNILNVHKFFFNNRNGYEENDNNTLKYNSIEEDANILDNSLKDYINNDEKKKFLLLKNKYDYINNQMDDLEKYSYICNICSYNEAIIYCKDCVEYLCKECCDNIHEMDILRKKANLKIEKAHEYYEIEKSCFHLKKLVKAPKKFLNITQEDIDIMYNTDDESYTTYRDNNDMYKIYDNNNNNNNIQSKNKNYCYKDDPSKKINIYNDNFENDRNIHVDIFDKLHMNDSDFDTYDEEHFYRRQKFFLDKAEKKRKNLLLSKKLNGLVENMKNESCYESDYSSKYGTDGSIKDNKTNALLLKLKKKKKKKMVQMRKENKLYNIKKGVNDLRDIKNYDDKHIGDDDNVCRTNDAICSNESYNNNNDDKKNNNDNNDDNKDDNNNDGHNNNNNNNNLVNIKYIKNLNNINSNNLRNDTYIFSNSTTIDMISLDDEPLYSDSELKEIGITNIHTEICQKKNNKTLENINNDIINNKQFTAIENVRCSEHYNYPIQYFCHTCLSLCFCSECAINGIHTNNCNIENINTAFITVLNNYLIQWNEIINELINDLEKNFYESLEDIKNDWSAHLSECYYNLNTKVNYIFNNLVKKEKEIFHEFDTYIEKFKKDNLQYIELLNSKYEDIEKTINLIRQNKFHTNPIDIIKFYTNNIDIIDKTILLNNDFKPIQDLSKIRESKIFYMDFYASQINSYLKYLQAYLNESNMLDSK comes from the coding sequence aacTTATAGATGCTATCATTGCAATAGAAAAGTTGAAgatgtattaattttatctTGCAAACATTTAATATGTCTTATATGTTCTAGCATACAATTAGAAGAGAATTATAAGAATTTTTTAGAAAAATTCATGAACAAAAAATgtattgaaaataataaaaataagaaaagtCACCATATTGATGAATGttttgataattataaagatatgataaaaaataaaagtacatacaataatataaatgatataaaaaatgttatgtttaataatgatatcaTATTAGATGATATGTATAAGAAAGATAAGGTTGGTTTTATTACTTGtaaattatgtaatattaaaaataaacttTCTTTAGAATCTATAGAAATATTAACAAAAGTGGGATTATTTtctcataatattttaaatgttcataaatttttttttaataatagaaatggttatgaagaaaatgataataatactttaaaatataattctatAGAGGAAGATGCAAATATATTGGATAATTCATTGAaggattatataaataatgatgaaaaaaagaaatttcttttattgaaaaataaatatgattatataaataatcaaatGGATGATTTAGAgaaatattcttatatatgtaatatttgtTCTTATAATGAAgctattatatattgtaaagaTTGTGtagaatatttatgtaaagaATGTTGTGATAATATTCATGAAATGGATATACTTAGGAAAAAAGCCAatttaaaaattgaaaaagcacatgaatattatgaaatagaaaaatcatgttttcatttaaaaaagttAGTTAAGGCACCTAAAaagtttttaaatataaccCAAGAAGATATAGATATCATGTATAATACTGATGACGAAAGTTATACTACTTATAGGGATAATAATGacatgtataaaatatatgataacaataataataataataatattcaaagtaagaataaaaattattgttataaGGATGATCCAtcgaaaaagataaatatatacaatgaCAATTTTGAGAATGATAGAAATATTCATGTGGACATATTTGATAAACTTCATATGAATGATTCAGATTTTGATACTTATGATGAAGAACATTTTTATAGGAgacaaaaattttttttagataaagcagaaaaaaaaagaaaaaatcttCTTCTttctaaaaaattaaatggtCTTgttgaaaatatgaaaaatgagAGTTGTTATGAAAGTGATTATTCATCAAAGTATGGAACGGATGGTTCcataaaagataataaaacaaatgcattattattaaaattgaaaaaaaaaaaaaaaaaaaaaatggtacAAATGaggaaagaaaataaattatataatataaaaaaaggtgTAAATGATCTAagagatattaaaaattatgatgataaacATATTGGTGATGATGACAATGTATGTAGAACAAATGATGCAATTTGTTCAAACGaatcttataataataataatgatgataaaaaaaataataatgataataatgatgataataaggatgataataataatgatggtcataataataataataataataataatttggttaatataaaatatattaaaaatcttaacaatataaatagtaataatttaagaaatgatacatatattttttctaatagTACGACTATAGATATGATATCTTTAGATGATGAACCATTATATTCAGATAGTGAACTTAAAGAAATTGGTATTACAAATATTCATACAGAAATatgtcaaaaaaaaaataataaaacactagaaaatataaataatgatattattaataataaacaatttACAGCAATAGAAAATGTTCGATGTAGTgaacattataattatccaATACAATATTTTTGTCATACATGTTTATCATTATGTTTCTGTTCAGAATGTGCAATAAATGGAATACATACaaataattgtaatatagaaaatattaacaCAGCATTTATAACagttttaaataattatttaatacagTGGAATGAAATTATAAACGAATTAATAAACGATTTAGAAAAGAATTTTTATGAATCTCtagaagatataaaaaatgactGGTCAGCACATTTAAGTgaatgttattataatttaaatactaaagtaaattatatttttaataatcttgttaaaaaagaaaaagaaatatttcaTGAATTTGATACATATATAGAGAAATTCAAAAAGGAtaatttacaatatatagaattattaaattcGAAATATGAAGATATAGAAAAAACTATTAACTTAATACGTCAAAATAAATTTCATACGAATCCAATTGATATTATTAAgttttatacaaataatattgatattatagataaaactattttattaaataatgattttAAACCTATACAAGACTTATCAAAAATTAGAGAAAGCAAAATTTTCTATATGGATTTTTATGCATCACAAATTAATAGTTATCTTAAATATCTACAGGCATATTTAAATGAAAGCAATATGTTAGactcaaaataa
- a CDS encoding TOM1-like protein, putative: MDNRGIRRRKEGQENDINIVNNADIFIRETSRNSSNNWNNNIRKYENENKNMHTNNSVRNITRKGMASDDSSNDGKKKSVSIFNSANISSISNNCMKSFNNILNNINYNITSATTFNINNSSSNNNNNNNIYSNNYNRNHNMFNNNNNFLQNHSKNSFSKGFGIQNNANVYNQHYNNNINQRTDNYNYNYHNNNNNNINSSNVNQQYGSRNEPTLNSHDLEKFLNNNENVNKNHSNSSFSNNFCMNEINSLKNITNDDTYVTCLENLLRNHGNIDTNEMYKYNDKNINCLNDIIFLDVYRAYNVLTYMQEKVSVIIFTIKFIGQKLKRKHVPEEVVISLEFLNFCVKNLGLFFARFIDESFMKKISKLLRTTTLKKSLTKDVKSKLSKFLIVPIIHPGVATDPRLHFIKRKILFMMQLWHDSFILHQHICTAIFAEYKSLKEKGITFPVINKAEKFFVKNADMSPSFSDDNILHEIPLNLTQINNIMKSLKAIKNMTNGQEKVKCIQIVSKYKNDILQSINKLSDYKGNSNISLTLNSLLYINDQICIFQKDIQNENLENLQNKQHDNNNNNNNNNNNTPDKRLENSNDNHEDNHHDYNVNNNIKKKSKKKNKNNKDKDNTQMDNLNNIIFNKYDPWNVEQKNEKTNENDNINKLFFNNESEHFDQSKKNSSFKNLINNQNNDSLLFNNDIMFSFAENDLQNVKDISKKNENHILLDHIDSKKNNNNNNNSNNIMQDGENIENVDDKYSFFNELNDFDYNTYNISSSQNINNLELNNNNKDCSYGKDTLSDSLNHSMNNQTVSDISKEKEKLDYPISNQINIVNSSSLNIINNNMCDDPKELNNECINEKNNIYMETESLNFSNFKRQELHDFNNENPPFTTNQIKNHNLQLNNEDNDLLNDRNDKANLKLQKNNIILTNERNKSLYLDDNNNNNNSNDTNRDNNLKVYDNFMIDNTSYIISTDTSSYKPKSSPDIKNCSIADNEQNDKNDKNHLNYTYKEEDVKEMNVYDHMSKKDYHDLFDTFGFNTNEEKDQKEDAHKNVPLENVISDNINKEDDHNVEYKISSESNDNNHSEYNAQKGDDNEHIYNNNNNIENNKSNNSKSDNHEDNNNKSVNHEDNNNKNNYDKMVNKGDAHILDPLDNNKMNEENENTPVEQILTNNEKIEDVKNNNTNNNISIQHNENEQKSDQDEDEDENEDEDSNDINFDEIDEITKAIDDLNDNFESMDMYKYDH; the protein is encoded by the coding sequence ATGGATAATCGAGGTATACGTAGAAGGAAAGAAGGACAAGAAAACGATATCAATATAGTGAATAATGCCGACATATTTATTAGAGAGACTTCAAgaaatagtagtaataattggaataataatataaggaAATATgagaatgaaaataaaaatatgcataCTAATAATTCTGTAAGAAATATAACAAGGAAGGGAATGGCAAGTGATGATTCATCAAATgatgggaaaaaaaaatctgtGAGTATATTTAATAGTGCTAATATAAGTTCTATATCAAATAATTGTATGaaatcatttaataatattttgaataatataaattataatataactaGTGCAACaacatttaatattaataatagtagtagtaataataataataataataatatatatagtaataattataataggaatcataatatgtttaataataataataattttttacagAATCATAGTAAAAATAGCTTTTCCAAAGGTTTTGGAATACAAAATAATGCAAATGTATACAACcaacattataataataatataaatcaaagGACTGATAACTATAATTACAACTaccacaataataataataataatatcaatagTTCTAATGTTAATCAGCAATATGGTAGTAGAAATGAACCCACACTTAATAGCCACGATTtagaaaaatttttaaataataacgaGAACgtaaataaaaatcattCGAACAGTAGCTTTAGTAATAACTTCTGTatgaatgaaataaatagtttaaaaaatattacaaatgaTGATACATATGTTACGTGTCTAGAAAATTTATTAAGGAATCATGGAAATATTGATACTAatgaaatgtataaatataatgataagaaTATTAATTGTTTGAAtgatatcatatttttagaTGTATATCGAGCTTATAATGTATTAACATACATGCAAGAAAAAGTTAgtgttataatttttacaattaaatttatagggcaaaaattaaaaagaaagcATGTACCTGAAGAAGTTGTTATTTCTTTGGAATTTCTAAATTTCTGTGTAAAGAACCTAGGTTTATTTTTCGCTAGATTTATTGATGAAAGttttatgaaaaagataAGTAAACTCTTAAGAACGACGactttaaaaaaatcattAACAAAAGATGTTAAATCGAAATTATCCAAATTTTTAATAGTACCAATTATACATCCAGGTGTAGCTACAGATCCAAGACTTCATTTTATTAAGAgaaaaattttattcatGATGCAGTTATGGCAtgattcttttatattacatcAACATATATGTACGGCAATATTTGCTGAATATAAAtcattaaaagaaaaaggaattACATTTCCTGTTATTAATAAAGCTGAGAagttttttgtaaaaaatgcTGATATGTCTCCATCTTTTTCGGATGATAATATACTTCATGAGATACCCTTAAATTTAAcacaaattaataatattatgaaaagtCTAAAagcaataaaaaatatgacgAATGGTCAAGAAAAAGTTAAATGTATACAAATTGTTTCCaagtataaaaatgatatattacaATCTATAAACAAATTATCGGATTATAAAGGAAATTCTAACATATCATTAACTttaaattctttattatatattaatgatcaaatatgtatttttcaaaaagaTATCCAAAATGAAAACTTGgaaaatttacaaaataaacaacatgataataataataataataataataataataataatactccAGATAAACGTTTGGAAAATAGTAATGACAACCATGAAGATAATCATCATGAttataatgttaataataatattaaaaaaaaaagtaaaaaaaaaaataaaaacaacaaaGATAAAGATAATACCCAAATGGATAATcttaataatatcatttttaataaatatgatccATGGAATgttgaacaaaaaaatgaaaaaactAATGAAAACGATAATATCAATAAATTGTTTTTTAACAATGAATCAGAACATTTTGAtcaaagtaaaaaaaattcatcatttaaaaatttaataaataatcaaaataatgacTCTTTGTTgtttaataatgatatcaTGTTTTCATTTGCAGAAAATGATTTACAAAATGTAAAggatatttcaaaaaaaaatgaaaatcacATATTATTGGATCATATAgatagtaaaaaaaataataataataataataatagtaataatattatgcaAGATGgtgaaaatatagaaaatgttGATGATAAATATAGCTTCTTTAACGAATTAAATGATTTtgattataatacatataatatatcatctagccaaaatataaacaatttagaacttaataataataataaggattGTTCATATGGAAAGGACACATTGTCAGATTCTCTCAACCATTCAATGAATAATCAAACGGTAAGTGATATTTCAAAggagaaagaaaaattagATTATCCCATAAgtaatcaaataaatattgtaaATTCTTCAAGtttgaatattataaataataatatgtgtgATGATCCAAAAGAATTGAATAATGAATGTATTaatgagaaaaataatatttacatgGAAACGGAAAGTCTAAATTTTAGCAATTTCAAGAGACAGGAATTACATGATTTCAATAATGAAAATCCACCTTTTACAAccaatcaaataaaaaatcataatTTACAATTGAATAATGAGGATAATGATTTGTTGAATGATAGAAATGACAAGGCTAATTTAaagttacaaaaaaataatattatattaacaaaCGAAAGGAATAAATCACTATACttagatgataataataataataataatagtaatgataCGAATAGGGATAATAACTTAAAAGTGTATGACAATTTTATGATAGATAATACATCTTATATTATAAGTACCGATACATCTTCGTATAAACCAAAAAGTTCTcctgatataaaaaattgttcCATTGCAGACAACgaacaaaatgataaaaacgATAAGAATCATTTGAATTATACTTATAAGGAAGAAGATGTAAAAGAGATGAATGTGTATGATCACATGAGTAAGAAGGATTATCACGATTTATTCGACACATTTGGatttaatacaaatgaaGAGAAAGATCAAAAGGAAGACGCTCATAAAAACGTGCCTCTTGAAAATGTTATtagtgataatattaataaggaAGATGATCATAATGTAGAGTATAAAATTAGTTCCGAATCCAATGATAACAACCATTCAGAATATAATGCACAAAAAGGGGATgataatgaacatatatataataataataataatatcgaaaataataaaagtaataatagtaaGAGTGATAATCATGAAGATAACAATAACAAGAGTGTTAAtcatgaagataataataataagaataattatgataaaatgGTAAATAAAGGTGATGCACATATTTTGGATCCATTAGACAACAATAAAATGAATgaggaaaatgaaaatactCCAGTAGAGCAAATTTTAACAAATAACGAAAAAATAGAGGAtgtcaaaaataataatactaataataatatatccatacaacataatgaaaatgaacaAAAGAGTGATCAAGATGAAGATGAAGATGAAAATGAAGACGAAGATTCGAACGATATTAATTTTGATGAAATTGATGAAATCACAAAAGCTATAGATGACCTCAACGATAATTTTGAAAGTATggatatgtataaatatgatcattag